The Hymenobacter oligotrophus genome has a window encoding:
- a CDS encoding lipocalin family protein encodes MSAAYAKAMMNKLLPAALLLTLLSPACSLKPTTKHDVFNQQAKLPQEEAVHPRNSLEWWYFTGHLRDSLSGHTYGLEYVFFHFNPTGKKDHLMVNVALTDPQQKSFRYDYKWSGLADELPATLPLNLRLQKKNQTWALRGQEGKYQLQANMVSQPGFGLNLTTVPAKPLLLHGGTGYENYGNIATAGYYSYPRLSTRGTLTLDGQARPVAGELWYDRQWNCGSVTRKDIGWDWFSIQLDEPREELMLYTVYNKNTGQYLGGGSHNSTANENTHLGEKDFQLETLAWWKSPKTGLRYPAKWRVRVPSKGYDLLVEPVMNDQELVLKLIAGIKLPYWEGMCRVTGTHHGKPVSGNSYVEITNRKEPRRPGGAAAAAAEGAAQ; translated from the coding sequence ATGTCAGCAGCTTATGCCAAGGCCATGATGAATAAGCTGCTCCCGGCCGCCTTGCTGCTGACACTGCTCAGCCCCGCCTGTTCGCTCAAGCCCACCACCAAGCACGATGTGTTCAACCAGCAGGCCAAACTGCCGCAGGAAGAAGCCGTGCACCCGCGCAACTCGCTGGAGTGGTGGTACTTCACAGGTCATCTGCGCGATTCGCTTTCGGGCCACACCTACGGGCTGGAGTACGTGTTCTTCCACTTCAACCCCACCGGCAAGAAGGACCACCTGATGGTGAACGTGGCCCTGACGGACCCGCAGCAAAAAAGCTTCCGGTACGATTATAAGTGGAGCGGCCTGGCCGATGAGCTGCCCGCTACCCTGCCCCTGAACCTGCGCCTGCAGAAGAAAAACCAAACCTGGGCGCTGCGCGGCCAAGAGGGCAAGTACCAGTTGCAGGCCAACATGGTAAGCCAACCCGGCTTCGGGCTGAACCTGACCACCGTGCCCGCCAAGCCCTTGCTGCTGCACGGCGGCACCGGCTACGAAAACTACGGCAACATTGCCACCGCCGGCTATTACAGCTACCCGCGCCTCAGCACCCGCGGCACGCTTACCCTAGATGGCCAGGCCCGCCCCGTGGCCGGGGAGCTGTGGTACGACCGGCAGTGGAACTGCGGCTCCGTTACGCGCAAAGACATTGGCTGGGACTGGTTTAGCATTCAGCTCGACGAGCCGCGCGAGGAGCTGATGCTGTACACCGTGTACAACAAAAACACCGGCCAGTACCTAGGAGGCGGCTCGCACAACTCCACTGCCAACGAAAACACGCACCTGGGCGAGAAGGACTTTCAGCTGGAAACCCTGGCGTGGTGGAAAAGCCCCAAAACCGGCTTGCGCTACCCAGCCAAGTGGCGCGTGCGCGTGCCCAGCAAAGGCTACGACTTGCTCGTGGAGCCCGTAATGAACGACCAAGAGCTGGTGCTAAAGCTGATTGCCGGCATTAAGCTGCCCTACTGGGAAGGCATGTGCCGCGTAACTGGCACGCACCACGGCAAGCCCGTAAGCGGCAACAGCTACGTAGAAATTACCAACCGCAAAGAGCCACGCCGCCCTGGTGGCGCTGCCGCAGCGGCTGCCGAAGGCGCTGCGCAGTAG
- a CDS encoding amino acid permease, which produces MSAPLPPTRSAGLFRRKALSDLLANPPADEDLHGSHPGEHGLARHLTVRDLTSLGIAAVIGAGIFSTIGNASYDGGPAVSLLFVFTAIACAFSALCYAQFAATIPVSGSAYTYAYASFGELAAWIIGWALIMEYAVGNIVVAISWSDYFTGLLSGVGVELPLWLTMGTQSAYKGYHAVLELMQAGKPLTDAAPDQLEAYKAWAAAPELFGGLRFVVDLPAFLITVLITSLVYVGIKESKNASNLLVLLKLAVVFVVIVVGVFYIKPANWSPFAPNGIGGVLKGVSAVFFAYIGFDAISTTAEECKNPQRDLPRAMIYALVICTVLYVIITLVLTGMVNYKELAVGDPLAYVFNKVGVEWLGGIVAVSAIFAMASVLLVFQIGQPRIWMTMSRDGLLPPVFARVHPKFRTPSFSTIVTGLFVGVPALLLNMDLVIDLTSIGTLFAFALVCGGILVIDPKGQSNARFKVPYINGRYLVPLILLAAGALVLVYNRVNIDDFLRKVSFAEGYEGFRHQIPMLVFLLASLLIAVVSFRKQLSLLPVLGLLTNLYLMTQLGISNWVLFGGWLVIGLAIYFNYGIKHSKLNRAATAAA; this is translated from the coding sequence TTGTCAGCTCCTCTACCTCCCACGCGCTCGGCCGGTTTGTTCCGCCGCAAAGCGCTTTCCGACCTGCTGGCCAACCCTCCGGCCGACGAAGACCTGCACGGCTCGCACCCCGGCGAGCATGGCCTGGCGCGCCACCTCACCGTGCGCGACCTCACTTCCCTAGGTATCGCCGCCGTAATCGGGGCGGGCATCTTCAGTACCATAGGCAACGCCTCCTACGACGGCGGCCCGGCGGTTTCGTTGTTGTTCGTGTTCACGGCTATTGCCTGCGCGTTTTCGGCCTTGTGCTACGCGCAGTTTGCGGCTACCATACCGGTGTCGGGCTCGGCCTATACCTACGCCTACGCTTCGTTTGGCGAACTGGCCGCCTGGATTATTGGCTGGGCGCTCATCATGGAGTACGCCGTGGGCAACATCGTGGTGGCCATTAGCTGGTCCGATTACTTTACGGGTTTGCTGAGCGGCGTGGGTGTTGAGCTGCCGCTGTGGCTGACGATGGGTACGCAAAGCGCCTACAAGGGCTACCACGCGGTGCTCGAGTTGATGCAGGCCGGCAAACCGCTAACCGATGCTGCTCCCGATCAGCTAGAGGCTTACAAGGCCTGGGCCGCAGCCCCCGAGCTATTCGGAGGCCTGCGCTTTGTGGTCGATTTGCCGGCGTTCCTCATTACGGTGCTCATTACCAGCTTGGTGTACGTGGGCATTAAGGAGTCGAAAAACGCCTCGAACCTGCTGGTGCTGCTGAAGCTGGCGGTGGTGTTCGTAGTAATTGTGGTGGGCGTGTTCTACATCAAGCCCGCCAACTGGAGCCCATTTGCGCCCAACGGCATTGGCGGCGTGCTGAAGGGCGTGTCGGCGGTGTTCTTCGCCTACATCGGCTTCGACGCCATTAGCACCACGGCCGAGGAGTGCAAAAATCCGCAGCGCGATTTGCCGCGAGCCATGATTTACGCCCTGGTAATCTGCACGGTGCTCTACGTGATCATCACGCTGGTACTGACCGGTATGGTGAACTACAAAGAGCTGGCCGTGGGCGATCCGCTGGCGTACGTGTTCAACAAAGTAGGCGTGGAGTGGCTCGGCGGCATTGTGGCCGTGTCGGCCATTTTTGCCATGGCCTCGGTGTTGTTGGTATTCCAAATTGGCCAGCCACGCATCTGGATGACTATGTCGCGCGACGGGCTGCTGCCGCCGGTGTTTGCCCGCGTGCACCCCAAGTTTCGCACGCCCTCGTTTAGCACCATCGTAACGGGCTTGTTTGTGGGCGTGCCGGCCTTGTTGTTGAACATGGACTTGGTTATCGACCTGACCTCCATCGGCACGCTGTTCGCCTTCGCGCTGGTGTGCGGCGGCATCCTGGTTATCGACCCCAAGGGCCAAAGCAACGCGCGCTTCAAGGTGCCTTACATCAACGGCCGCTACCTCGTGCCGCTGATTTTGCTGGCTGCCGGCGCGCTGGTATTGGTGTACAACCGCGTGAACATCGACGACTTCCTGCGCAAAGTGAGCTTCGCCGAAGGCTACGAGGGCTTCCGCCACCAGATTCCGATGCTCGTGTTTCTGCTCGCCAGCCTGCTGATAGCCGTGGTATCGTTCCGCAAGCAGCTGTCGTTGCTGCCGGTGCTCGGCCTGCTCACCAACCTGTACCTGATGACGCAGCTGGGCATCAGCAACTGGGTGCTGTTTGGCGGCTGGCTGGTTATCGGCCTGGCCATTTACTTCAACTACGGCATCAAGCACAGCAAGCTCAACCGCGCGGCAACTGCCGCTGCCTAG
- a CDS encoding AAA domain-containing protein yields MNSSSDPSPLERERLLALLSFVRESVRLKTTPAADVTRQSAFCALEAQLADLPGVTLNVAPDYADEELWLRVERLQETPAPAIADAVLATLTELTNDPGQAPRLRTQLPAQTLVRLGLLREGTEQEPSYNPLAPVPLAELPQAAAYAAALAQYQQQAWQPWALHETRRRRTIGWYSRLYALKQQLDGGLADAPLELVWGVGVGAWQLPAVEVRHPVLTRLVELTLNPQTMALEVRPRELTTRLEADVYAAHEVPGVAALEQGSRTLLAEAPYLSPFEAATFEPVLRLAAALLDAQGRYLPDEPRTVPAAAPQLQLTDTWVLFARPRSTNTFLQDLERLHTRIQALRGALPAAVAALVREPASYHANQPLPAFRGLSMVGNPAEANGAAPQELYFPLPFNDEQVRIVQLLEHAPSVVVQGPPGTGKTHTIANVICHYLALGKRVLVTSMRDPALGVLRDKLPASVRPLAISLLTSEREGLRQFEHAVQHIAEQVQRLDRAAAQRTIAQLTEQLDGYHARLARTDGRLAEWGRQNLEAVMLDEGRLEPREAAREVAEAEALAEWLPDALTPAPTHSPQFDEAAVARLRAARLALAADLDYRTAHLPAVAALPELRELLLTHQQLGRAAELQAAVAAGELPPLATVPDALARITAALQQISNLEAQQIKLAQLPWAAAQAARLGAGTASGLYALLEALGAELQQALATRQQFLPRPVRVSAGLELEPELLAAVAAQARGERPFGLLGVFGKTAQKQRLGEIRVLTSPPASAADWAYVASYLHLLRQLHELAARWQALAPELGLPALTQPEPLAAATEAWQHYEAYEQVRDTQIAEAALRQQIHQLMPAWASAHPSAAQPVTLPEAAVVLRQHQQRLQLETAWAVREHYQTALHGTSGRISEALRGFLEQELGNPAVTDADLQARWAALTQELRRVHNLQPLLGTVTAVTEQITASGALRWAERLQTQPALGAADELLPDDWRRRWRLRRLATHLASLDGRAELRQLATERRETEKGLTLTYQELINQRTWLHLAENATPQVRSALEAYRNAITKIGKGTGKRAARYRLDAQRAAAQANAAIPCWIMPHYRVSESLPAELGAFDLVIVDEASQSDLTALPALLRARKILVVGDDKQVSPEGIGLEEDKIRSLMARFLSTQVGLYAPQLSPERSIYDLFKVVFADSGVMLKEHFRCVGPIIEYSKREFYNHEIRPLRLPSAAERLDPPLVDVLVEDGVRHHDTNPGEARFIVEEIKRLVADPAMAGRTLGVVSLLADKQARLTWDMLEREIGLEAMLRHELACGDARTFQGKERDVMFLSLVVSAGKAAAVGRDDFAKRFNVAASRARDRMYLVRSLEADQLSPNDRLRRGLLAHFATPYGHDEVRVNNLRERCESAFEQEVYDVLTERGYRVQPQVRVGQYRIDLVVEGAADQRLAVECDGDQYHGPDRWADDLRRQRVLERAGWQFWRCFASAWVRWRAESIQDLLSTLTRLGIEPLGAHGAAPSRHVEARRYVAFPEATEPVAAALPLEVE; encoded by the coding sequence ATGAATTCTTCGTCTGACCCAAGTCCGCTGGAGCGCGAACGGCTGCTGGCACTGCTGAGCTTTGTTCGCGAAAGCGTACGGCTGAAAACCACGCCCGCCGCCGATGTTACCCGCCAATCGGCTTTTTGCGCCTTGGAGGCCCAATTGGCTGACTTGCCCGGCGTGACGCTCAACGTGGCCCCTGACTACGCCGACGAAGAATTGTGGCTGCGCGTGGAGCGCCTCCAGGAAACGCCCGCGCCGGCCATTGCCGATGCCGTGCTGGCCACCCTCACCGAACTCACCAACGACCCCGGCCAAGCCCCGCGGCTCCGCACCCAATTGCCCGCCCAAACGCTGGTGCGCCTAGGTCTGTTGCGCGAAGGCACCGAGCAAGAGCCCAGCTACAATCCGCTGGCGCCGGTACCGCTGGCCGAGCTGCCCCAGGCCGCCGCATACGCAGCCGCGCTGGCGCAGTATCAGCAGCAAGCGTGGCAGCCCTGGGCCCTGCACGAAACCCGCCGCCGCCGCACCATCGGGTGGTATTCGCGGCTGTACGCCCTGAAGCAGCAACTCGATGGCGGCCTAGCTGATGCCCCCTTGGAGTTGGTGTGGGGCGTGGGCGTAGGCGCGTGGCAGCTGCCCGCTGTGGAGGTGCGCCACCCCGTGCTCACGCGCCTCGTTGAGCTGACGCTGAACCCGCAAACCATGGCCCTGGAGGTGCGCCCCCGCGAGCTAACCACCCGCCTGGAGGCCGATGTGTACGCCGCGCACGAGGTACCCGGCGTGGCCGCGCTAGAGCAAGGCAGCCGCACGCTGCTGGCCGAAGCGCCCTACTTGTCACCTTTCGAGGCCGCTACCTTCGAGCCGGTGCTGCGGCTGGCCGCGGCTTTGCTCGATGCCCAGGGCCGCTACCTACCCGACGAGCCCCGCACCGTGCCCGCTGCCGCGCCGCAGCTTCAGCTAACCGACACGTGGGTGCTGTTTGCGCGGCCCCGCAGCACCAACACGTTTCTGCAAGACTTAGAGCGCCTGCATACCCGCATCCAGGCGCTTAGAGGCGCGTTGCCCGCCGCCGTGGCTGCGTTGGTGCGCGAGCCAGCCAGCTACCACGCCAACCAGCCGCTACCCGCTTTTCGGGGCCTTTCGATGGTGGGTAACCCCGCCGAGGCCAATGGTGCCGCGCCGCAGGAGCTGTACTTCCCGCTGCCTTTCAATGATGAGCAAGTGCGCATTGTGCAGTTGCTGGAGCACGCCCCCAGCGTGGTGGTGCAGGGCCCGCCCGGCACCGGCAAAACCCACACCATTGCCAACGTTATTTGCCACTACCTCGCGTTGGGCAAACGGGTGCTGGTTACCTCCATGCGCGACCCTGCGCTGGGCGTGCTGCGCGACAAGCTGCCCGCTTCGGTACGCCCATTGGCTATTAGCCTGCTGACGAGCGAGCGGGAGGGCCTGCGCCAGTTCGAGCACGCCGTGCAGCACATTGCCGAGCAAGTGCAGCGCCTCGACCGCGCCGCCGCGCAGCGCACCATTGCCCAGCTAACCGAGCAGCTCGATGGCTACCACGCCCGCCTGGCCCGCACCGACGGCCGCCTTGCCGAGTGGGGCCGGCAAAACCTCGAGGCCGTGATGCTGGACGAGGGGCGCCTCGAGCCCCGCGAAGCCGCCCGCGAAGTAGCCGAAGCCGAAGCCTTGGCCGAGTGGCTGCCCGATGCCCTAACGCCAGCGCCGACGCACAGCCCGCAGTTCGACGAGGCCGCCGTGGCCCGCCTGCGGGCCGCCCGCCTGGCGCTGGCGGCCGATTTGGATTACCGCACGGCCCACCTGCCCGCCGTGGCTGCTTTGCCTGAACTTCGCGAGTTGCTGCTCACGCATCAGCAATTGGGCCGTGCGGCGGAGCTGCAGGCGGCAGTAGCTGCCGGCGAGCTGCCACCGCTGGCCACAGTGCCCGATGCGCTTGCTCGCATCACCGCCGCCCTGCAGCAAATCAGCAACCTAGAGGCGCAGCAGATTAAGTTGGCCCAGCTTCCGTGGGCTGCTGCGCAAGCGGCTCGCCTAGGTGCCGGTACCGCCAGCGGTCTGTATGCCCTGCTCGAAGCCCTAGGTGCCGAACTGCAACAAGCCCTGGCCACCCGGCAGCAGTTTTTGCCTAGGCCCGTGCGGGTGTCGGCCGGGCTGGAGCTGGAGCCCGAACTACTGGCTGCCGTGGCGGCTCAGGCCCGCGGCGAGCGGCCGTTTGGCTTACTCGGCGTATTCGGTAAAACGGCTCAAAAGCAACGCCTTGGCGAAATCAGGGTGCTTACCAGCCCGCCGGCTTCGGCCGCCGATTGGGCCTACGTAGCCAGTTATCTGCACCTGCTCCGGCAATTGCACGAGCTGGCAGCGCGTTGGCAAGCCCTGGCGCCCGAGTTGGGCCTGCCCGCGCTTACCCAGCCCGAACCGTTGGCCGCCGCTACCGAAGCCTGGCAGCACTACGAAGCCTACGAGCAGGTGCGCGACACCCAAATTGCCGAGGCAGCGCTGCGTCAGCAAATACATCAGCTAATGCCTGCCTGGGCTTCGGCTCATCCGTCCGCAGCCCAACCGGTGACCTTGCCCGAAGCCGCGGTTGTGCTGCGCCAGCACCAACAGCGTTTGCAGCTGGAAACCGCCTGGGCTGTGCGCGAACATTACCAAACCGCCCTGCACGGCACCTCTGGCCGCATCAGCGAAGCGTTGCGTGGTTTTCTGGAGCAGGAGTTGGGCAACCCCGCCGTTACCGATGCCGATCTGCAAGCCCGCTGGGCTGCCCTCACGCAGGAGCTGCGGCGGGTACACAACCTGCAGCCGCTGCTCGGTACCGTAACCGCCGTTACCGAGCAAATAACTGCCTCCGGCGCCCTACGCTGGGCCGAGCGCTTGCAAACCCAACCCGCCCTAGGAGCCGCCGACGAATTATTGCCCGACGACTGGCGCCGCCGCTGGCGGCTGCGGCGCTTGGCTACGCACCTCGCCAGCCTCGATGGCCGCGCCGAGCTGCGGCAACTGGCCACCGAGCGCCGCGAAACCGAGAAAGGCTTGACGCTGACGTATCAGGAATTGATAAACCAGCGCACTTGGCTGCACCTCGCCGAAAACGCCACCCCGCAGGTACGCAGCGCGCTGGAAGCCTACCGCAACGCCATTACCAAAATCGGGAAGGGTACCGGCAAGCGGGCCGCGCGCTACCGCCTCGATGCCCAGCGCGCCGCGGCTCAGGCCAACGCGGCCATTCCGTGCTGGATTATGCCGCACTACCGTGTATCGGAGTCGCTGCCGGCAGAGTTGGGCGCTTTCGACCTAGTAATTGTGGACGAGGCCTCGCAGTCCGACCTCACGGCGCTACCGGCGCTGCTGCGGGCCCGCAAAATCCTGGTAGTCGGCGACGACAAGCAGGTATCGCCGGAAGGCATTGGGCTCGAAGAAGACAAAATCCGCAGCCTGATGGCACGCTTTCTCAGCACGCAAGTCGGGCTGTACGCGCCGCAACTTTCGCCGGAGCGTTCCATCTACGATCTGTTCAAGGTGGTGTTTGCCGATTCGGGCGTGATGCTGAAAGAGCATTTCCGCTGCGTAGGCCCCATTATCGAATACTCCAAGCGCGAGTTCTACAACCACGAAATCAGGCCACTACGGCTGCCCAGTGCCGCCGAGCGCCTCGATCCGCCCCTGGTTGATGTGCTGGTGGAAGACGGCGTGCGCCACCACGACACTAATCCCGGCGAGGCGCGCTTTATTGTTGAGGAAATCAAGCGCCTGGTGGCCGACCCCGCCATGGCCGGGCGCACCCTAGGTGTGGTATCGTTGCTGGCCGACAAGCAGGCCCGATTGACTTGGGATATGCTGGAACGGGAAATCGGCCTCGAGGCGATGCTGCGCCACGAGCTGGCCTGCGGCGATGCGCGCACCTTTCAAGGCAAAGAACGCGACGTGATGTTTCTGTCGCTGGTGGTGTCGGCGGGCAAGGCCGCAGCCGTGGGCCGCGACGACTTTGCCAAGCGCTTTAACGTGGCCGCTTCCAGGGCCCGCGACCGAATGTACCTGGTGCGCAGCCTCGAGGCCGACCAACTCAGCCCCAACGACCGCCTGCGCCGCGGCCTGCTGGCGCATTTTGCCACGCCCTACGGCCACGACGAAGTTCGGGTAAACAACCTGCGCGAGCGGTGCGAGTCGGCATTTGAGCAGGAGGTGTACGACGTGCTCACCGAGCGCGGCTACCGCGTGCAGCCCCAGGTGCGGGTGGGCCAGTACCGCATCGACTTGGTGGTGGAAGGGGCCGCCGACCAGCGCTTGGCCGTGGAGTGCGACGGCGACCAGTACCACGGCCCCGACCGCTGGGCCGACGACCTGCGCCGGCAGCGCGTGCTGGAGCGGGCCGGCTGGCAATTTTGGCGCTGTTTTGCCTCGGCCTGGGTGCGTTGGCGCGCCGAGAGCATTCAGGATTTGCTAAGCACGCTCACGCGCTTGGGCATCGAGCCCCTAGGTGCCCACGGGGCCGCGCCCAGCAGGCACGTGGAGGCACGCCGTTACGTAGCTTTTCCGGAGGCAACCGAGCCCGTAGCGGCGGCGCTGCCCTTGGAGGTAGAGTAG
- a CDS encoding GNAT family N-acetyltransferase gives MAEFTIRPLVFPADEPAYTALRTDGLTRLPECFRVTPADDARRPLRWAAYHPTADEVIWGAFAGAALVGTVGFVREPLDKMRHKGLLRGMYVHPKAGRRGVGRALLREAIGFARQLPGLEQILLTLVATNAPARALYAAEGFVSTGIEPRAMKWQGRYFDEETMLLFLHPEAASEPGR, from the coding sequence ATGGCTGAGTTCACCATCCGCCCACTTGTGTTTCCGGCCGACGAGCCCGCTTACACGGCGCTGCGCACCGACGGCCTCACGCGCCTGCCCGAGTGCTTCCGGGTAACGCCCGCCGACGACGCCCGCCGCCCGTTGCGCTGGGCGGCCTACCACCCCACCGCCGACGAAGTAATTTGGGGTGCTTTTGCGGGCGCTGCGCTGGTGGGCACCGTGGGCTTTGTGCGCGAACCACTCGATAAAATGCGCCACAAAGGCCTGCTCCGGGGCATGTACGTGCACCCCAAGGCCGGCCGCCGCGGCGTGGGCCGGGCGTTGCTGCGCGAGGCCATCGGTTTTGCCCGCCAGCTGCCGGGCCTCGAGCAAATACTCCTGACGCTGGTAGCCACCAACGCCCCGGCCCGCGCCCTGTACGCCGCCGAAGGCTTCGTAAGCACGGGCATCGAGCCGCGGGCCATGAAATGGCAAGGCCGGTATTTCGACGAGGAAACCATGTTGCTTTTTCTGCACCCTGAGGCGGCATCGGAGCCTGGCAGGTAG
- a CDS encoding DMT family transporter: MSSTPPPAPAAAAAPAPPVVAGPPPHHTPLSAWVLLVVLASIWGTSFILMKKGLAVFSALELGATRVTVAALLLLPFALRYVRKVERSRFKWLLLSGVVGTLIPAFLFAYAETKLASGLAGVLNALTVAFTLLMGAMFFGQRITWLRAAGIGAGLLGTVVLMGLGGSGGDATPTGEGNAWYGLYIVLATLGYGISINVIKHHFHGIPSLAVTGLLLMLIGGPAAVYLLLGTDFLHKLQHVPGAWTAFGYIALLATLSTAVAMVLFNKLIQQSTALFASSNTYLVPIMALGWGLLDGEIINGWHLLGMGIILLSVFIINRAK; this comes from the coding sequence ATGTCCTCTACTCCTCCCCCCGCTCCCGCGGCTGCTGCCGCACCTGCCCCGCCCGTTGTAGCCGGACCGCCCCCACACCACACGCCGCTGTCGGCTTGGGTGTTGCTGGTGGTGCTGGCCTCCATTTGGGGCACGTCGTTTATTCTGATGAAGAAGGGACTGGCGGTGTTTTCGGCGTTGGAGTTGGGTGCTACCCGCGTCACGGTAGCGGCGCTGTTGCTGCTGCCGTTTGCGCTGCGCTACGTGCGCAAAGTAGAGCGCAGCCGCTTTAAGTGGCTGTTGCTGAGTGGGGTGGTGGGCACGCTCATTCCGGCCTTTTTGTTTGCCTACGCCGAAACCAAACTGGCCTCGGGCTTGGCCGGGGTGCTCAATGCCCTCACGGTAGCGTTTACCCTGCTCATGGGCGCCATGTTTTTTGGGCAGCGCATTACGTGGCTGCGCGCAGCGGGCATTGGGGCAGGCTTGCTGGGTACCGTTGTGCTAATGGGCCTAGGTGGCAGCGGCGGCGATGCTACGCCCACCGGCGAAGGCAACGCCTGGTATGGGCTGTACATCGTGCTGGCCACGCTGGGCTACGGCATCAGCATCAACGTCATCAAGCATCACTTCCACGGCATTCCGTCGTTGGCCGTAACGGGGCTGCTGCTCATGCTGATTGGCGGACCGGCCGCGGTTTACCTGCTCCTGGGTACCGATTTCCTGCACAAGCTGCAGCACGTGCCCGGCGCCTGGACGGCCTTCGGCTACATTGCGTTGCTGGCCACCCTCAGCACGGCCGTGGCCATGGTGTTGTTCAACAAGCTGATTCAGCAATCCACGGCGCTGTTTGCTTCCTCCAACACCTACCTCGTGCCCATTATGGCCCTGGGCTGGGGCCTGCTCGATGGCGAAATCATCAACGGGTGGCACCTGCTGGGCATGGGCATTATCCTGCTGAGCGTGTTCATCATCAACCGCGCCAAGTAG
- the dusB gene encoding tRNA dihydrouridine synthase DusB: MVYIRDLALPDFPLLLAPMEDVSDPPFRAVCKQGGADLMYTEFVSSEGLIRDAAKSKKKLDVFDYERPIGIQLFGSDVQTMAECAKISTVAGPDLIDINYGCPVKQVACRGAGAALLRDIPKMVQMTEAVVKATRLPVTVKTRLGWDDSTRNVEEVAERLQDIGIEALTIHGRTRVQMYKGEADWTLIAKIKENPRIRIPIFGNGDIDSPEKAMEYKNRYGVDGIMIGRASIGYPWIFREIKHYLATGEKLAPPTLEERVGACQMHFEKSIEWKGPKVGIFEMRRHYAHYFKGLVGAKQWRTQLVEANTPDEVRAILATIAQSEAVLAD; the protein is encoded by the coding sequence ATGGTCTACATCCGCGACCTCGCCCTGCCCGATTTTCCGCTGCTGCTTGCCCCCATGGAGGACGTATCGGACCCGCCGTTCCGTGCCGTGTGCAAGCAGGGCGGCGCCGATCTGATGTACACCGAATTTGTGTCGTCGGAAGGCCTGATCCGCGACGCGGCCAAGAGCAAAAAGAAGCTCGACGTGTTCGACTACGAGCGGCCCATCGGCATTCAGCTCTTCGGCTCCGATGTGCAAACCATGGCCGAGTGCGCCAAAATCAGCACCGTAGCCGGGCCCGACCTCATCGATATTAACTACGGCTGCCCCGTGAAGCAGGTAGCCTGCCGGGGTGCTGGCGCGGCGCTGCTGCGCGATATTCCGAAGATGGTGCAGATGACCGAGGCCGTGGTAAAAGCCACACGCCTGCCCGTGACGGTGAAGACGCGCCTAGGTTGGGACGACTCGACCCGCAACGTAGAGGAAGTAGCTGAGCGCCTGCAGGATATTGGCATTGAGGCGCTGACCATCCATGGCCGCACCCGCGTGCAGATGTACAAAGGCGAAGCCGATTGGACCTTGATTGCCAAGATCAAGGAGAATCCGCGCATCCGCATTCCCATTTTCGGCAACGGCGACATCGATTCGCCCGAGAAAGCCATGGAGTACAAAAACCGCTACGGCGTCGACGGCATTATGATTGGCCGCGCTTCCATCGGCTACCCCTGGATTTTCCGCGAAATCAAGCACTACCTGGCCACCGGCGAAAAGCTGGCCCCGCCCACCCTGGAGGAGCGCGTAGGCGCCTGCCAAATGCACTTCGAGAAGAGCATTGAGTGGAAGGGCCCGAAAGTGGGCATTTTTGAGATGCGCCGCCACTACGCGCACTACTTCAAAGGTTTGGTGGGTGCCAAGCAATGGCGCACGCAGTTGGTAGAGGCCAACACCCCCGACGAAGTGCGTGCCATCCTGGCCACCATCGCCCAAAGCGAAGCCGTGCTGGCGGATTAA